The following DNA comes from Mucisphaera calidilacus.
TCCTCGACAATACGCGGATCCTCAACGCCGCCCTCACGCTCGAAACACAAGAAGCTGTCGTTGTCCGGGTACAGCACCGGACAACTGTGCCGCTCGAAAGTAATGCCGTCCTCACTCACCGCCAGACCGATCCGCGACGTCCCCTTGTACCTGCCCACGTGATCCTCAGCCCGATACAAAAGATAGACCCTGCCGTGACGCGTCACCGCGCAGGGGTTGAACACGTCCTTCGCCTCCCAGTCAACAAGCTCCTCGCGCACCGGGCAATAGAAACGCGTCGACGGCTCCGGCCCCATGATCGGGTTGACCGCATGGCACTTCTCAAAAGGACCGATCTGCCATTCAGGATAGCTAGACAAAACGAACTCCTGCATCACGCTACGGACGCCCGGCCGCATCGGCCTCGCCCATGCTCGCATCTTCAACACGCACACGCCGGCAGGAAGGGTCGACGATCACCGGCCCCTCACCATTCACGACATCCGGCGCTGCCGCATCATATTGATTGTCACGAACAACACTGTCACGCATACTGAACAGACGCACGCTGAAACCCGTGGTGTTCACAAAACGATTACCCGCGATCTCGATATCCGCGATGTAAGGCGGGCCGTAGTGATAACGCTCACCCGGATAATCCACCGTCGCATTGATGCCGTGCGTCGCCTCAAAGGTATTGTCAATCATCCGCACGTTACGCGGCGCATACGCCTCCTGCCACGTCAGCCGCATCAGCAGCGAGACCGCCACGCCCGCATTCCGATCAAAATGATTCCCCGCCACAAGACCGTTCGACGCCTTGAGCTTGATCCCGTTCACCGAGTTCTCGCCCAGCACCGAATCACGCATCACAAACCCGTCGCACTTCGTCTGCAGATTCGCCACCATCACCTCAAGCGGCTCGTCCGGAGCGCACATGTAAAACTCCATGTTGGAGAACACCGCGTGCGTCTTGCCCAACGACTCACGCGTCCGCAGCACCGGAAGCGGGCCGTCCAGCTTCACGCCCACCCGACGAAACCCACGCCACGTCCGCTCAGACACACCCGTGATCACCGGCGTGCCAACCGTCCCTCCCGTCATCGGATCGATCACCGCGAGCTGATCACCCACACGGAAGTGCCGACGGTCCGGCTGCCAGTTCACCGAACGATCCGACGGATCAAACGCACTGTCCAGCACAAGCTCCGTCGCCGACGGCTGATCGTCGACCGACACCGCCTTGCAATACAGGTTCGACGAGTCGTCAAAATTACGGAGGATCCGGCAATCCTGAATCCACGGCCCCACGCGCTGGGAGATGATGTGCAGACCGTCCGCGTTCGAGATCGCCAGCCGATCCGTCCCCGGCTTCGGCTCGCACACACAACCGAGCAGCCGAACGTCGGTGTCCGCCGTTAACTGCCACGTGTGCGTCCACGCCGCATACACCGCGACACGCTCGAACGTCAGACGCGTGTTCCCCGCCGTCCACACCGCAGGCTGATGCCCCGGCACATTGCGACTCTGAATCGTCAGCGGATGACCCGGCCGGAACGTCTCCGGCAGATCTCGACCCGTCTCCCACGCCTGCTTCTTCCCGTGAAGAACAAAACGTTCTTCATCCAGCGGCTCAACCCGGGCCACGGTGAACCCGCCATGCCCCAGCACACGCCCCGTCTCCGGGCAGTGCGGCTTGGCACCGACATGCACCGCAAACACCGTCGGATCGCCGCCGACATCAAACGGAAAACCGGTCGGCGAAGGCCAACCCGCCTGACGACGCCACGTCACACTGAAGTCCTCAGGATGAATCGACTCGATCACGCCCTGCGTGAAAGGCAGCGGGTCGAAATCAAGACTCAGGTCAGCAACACGCACGTCCGCACAATCCTCGATACGCAGCAGCGTGCCGATCTCCGTGCCCACCAACTCGGTCCTGCCGATGCCCTCGCCACGGATCGTGACGTCCTTCAACCCCTCCAGCAGCAGGTGCGTCCGACGAGGCGTGCCCCCAAAGCCATCAATCCGGTACGTGCCCGCCGGCAGCAATAATTCAGCCCCAGGCCCCGCCTCCGCCAGAGAGGCAACAGCCCGGCGAAGGGCCGGGCCGTCGTCGTGGAGGTTGTCACCAACAGCGCCGAAATCACGCACGTTCAGCGTGACTGTCGGCCCGCCGATCTCGACCTCCCGAAGCGCCGCCCGTATCGCCGCTTCCAGGTTCTCACGGATCACCGCGTACTCACGCGGCCGAATCGAAGCCTCCATCGACGCCAGCGGCTCATCCGACCGGCCGTCATGACCCGCGATCAAACCCTCAAGCCGATTCAGGATGCTGACCTGATCCTCAAAATAAGGGACGGCGGGGTGACCTTCTTCGCGGATCCGTTCAAAGGCGCCAACAATCTCAGCAGACATCGGGACCGGTAGCGTCGACATACTCATACAACTCATTCTGCCTTGAACAGGGACCGTACGCTGTAATTCAGAGGCGACGTCAGCGCTGGGGCCAAAAGACGTCGATCCGCGGGTAGTCGTCTCGGGTGGCATCACGAGGCGGACGACCGTCTCGCGGGCTATCGATGGTGACCGTCCAGAGGTCGATGGTCTCAGCAACCGTGTCATCTTCGTTGCCGAGCACCTCACGCGCCTTACTCTCGGCGTGACCGTCAAAGAACAAGGCGTTCGTTGTCTCGCCGGGATGACGGTACGCAACCCCGCCACCGTTCTCTTCATCGATGTACTTATGCCTGTTGTTGAATGTATTCTGGAGCTCGCGTCCCCCTCCTGGCTCCATGTTGGTGTTGAAGTCGGTGAAGCTCACAGAGTCGGCGGGCGACAGAATCATGTACTTCGGGAAGGCCCGAAAGAATGCACCGCCACCAAATGGATAAACGAAACGCAGGTTGGTACTGTTCGGGTAGTAAATATCACCGACGAAGGCGTCATCCGGCCCCAGTTCCTCGGGCTCCGCCGACGGGCAGATAAAATCTGAGGGCCACGAATCCCAGGTGGTCGAGTCAACCTTATTGGGAATCAGGTTGCGTTTAAAATCCGGGTTCGTATACCAAAATGTCACGCTGGTGTCATCGGACATCCTGTAGGCGACAGGAACCGCAAGCTCATCCCAATCCAGGGAGTACGCCGCGTCGGCGATACCAAATTGACGCAGGATGCTCGAGCACTGGATCTTGCGTGCTGTCGAACGTGCCGCACCGAGCGCCGGCAGCAGAATACCGATCAGCAACGCAATAATCGAAATCACGACCAGGAGCTCGATGAGAGTGAATCCGCCGAAACGATGAGGGTGTGCGTGTGTCATGGCAACCTCTGCAGGGAAAAGGGCTGTTGCGTCCCGGCCATCCGGGGCCTGGGACAACTGGTTTCAAAGGGCCCGGCGGCAATGTCTTGCCGCCGAACCGGGTGTATGTGGGGCTGATCCCCGACGGGCTCAGGCGGGAGGCCGTGTGCCACGCCGACCATCCAATCGACGCGACGATGAGCGGAGGAAAGTCTCATCAATCCTCGGACTCACACCGGGCCTCCTCAGGGACAGCACCCGTGGCGAGATCATCAGGCCATCCGCCGTCCGGCAACCAGAACGCCCAGACCCAGCAGGCTCAGAGCCGCCGGCTCCGGAGCCGCCGCGCCGGAGTCGAAGTTCGACGCCAGGATCGACAGGTCCAGCAGATCAACGAATCCGTCCTCGTTGAAATCACCCTCAGCAACCGTGTAAGGCGTCTCAGTACCCTCGAAGTTGCTCGCGAGAATCGACAGGTCAAGCAGATCGACCAGGCCGTCGCCGTTCGCGTCGCCGGGAACCGACGTCACCGGAGCGATCTCAACCTGGATACCCTCGACGTAGTAAGCGCGGTAGTCATTCGGATACCAGTCGAAGAAGATCAGTTCCGTGCCGGTCGGGATGAGGAGGTCTCCGACCGTGAACTCGTCGACACTGGCGTTGTCATTCGCGCCAACGTTGATGCCATCGGGATCAAGGTTGCCCACGTAGCTGTAGCCTTCGGGCGCAGGATCAATCCGAACACCATTATCGTAGTACTCAATCGCCGCACCCGAGTTCACATACGTCTCGATGTCGCCAACACGGAAAGCCGCACCGTCAAGACCACTGCCGACAAAGCGGTAGTCCACAAACTTGAGCAGAACGTCCTGATCGAACGTCAGACGCAGCTCCTCGTAACCCGCGATCTGGCGGTCAGCGGGCGCGCCGGCCGTGCTGCCCGTGCCCTTGCCCGACACGCCGATGCCCGTGGCGTCCCAGGGCTTGTCGGCCACACTGCCGTTGGCACTGCTGATGACCTCGGGAACATCATTCCCCTCATCATCTTCGTCAAACGCAGCGATGGTCAGCGTAACGCCGCCCTCCACCAGCACCAGAGCGTCCGTGGTCGTCGGGTCCGCATCCAGAGCAAAACTGAAATCAATCACAGCGGAAGCAGTCTGGGTCGATGCAAGCAGTGCACCGGCAACGAGCGAAGCAGTTGTGAAGCGTGACATGAACGATCCTCCTAATGTGAAAAGAAACCATCGAAACACAAGCGGCCAGACAGCCGCGAAACATCAGTCATCAGGCCGGCAGGCCCGTCGAATCACGGATGATCAGCGAAGGCTGGAACAGGCTGCTCCGCTCCCTCTCAACCTCGACGAAAGACATCATCCCCGCCGGATCATCACCATCACCGCGAATACCCAACTGCTGGAGCAGACGGTGAACCGCCAGACGCCCCATCTCCGCCGCGGGCACACGAACCGAAGTCAGCGGCGGACAGGTCCGCTCCGACGTCTCCAGATCGTTGAAGCCGACAACACTCAGCATGTTGGGAACCCGGATCTGACGCCGGTAACAATCACGCAGCACGCCGTAAGCAACATTGTCGTCGTAGCAGATCACCGCCGTAGGCGGGGGCGTGTCGCTGTTGACCTTACGGGCGAACGCACGCTGCAACTCTGGCAACTGATCGTCGTCACGCAACTCGATCACAGGCAGCTCGGGATTCAGACCGGCATCACGCCTCGCCTGACGAACACCCTCCTGACGCTGCTCGTAACTGTAATGCCGGCTGTGCTCATACTTGGGACGCACGAACCAGAAGTCGGTGTGCCCCAGCCCCACAAGATGCTCCGCCGCGACGCGACCCGCAGCCCGCTCATCGTTCAACACCTTCGGCAGCGAGACCTCAGCGTCAACGTTGACCAGCACCACGGGAACCTTCAACTCATCAACCACGCCCTCAAGGCCCAGCGGGATCGGCTGCATCACGATGCAACCGTCAACCCTGCGGTCGGCCAGCTTGTGCGACCAGGTACTCGGCTCGCCCGGCGCGGGCATCAGAATCAGGTCGTGATCGTCACGCTCCAACTCCCCCGCAATCTCCGTAACCAACGAGCTGTAGGCACCGTCGAAGTACGGAACGTTCATGCCGTACAGCAGACCGATGCAACGCGTCCGCTTGCTCGCGAACGACTGAGCCCTGCGGTTCGGGCGGTAGCCCAGATCGACCGCGGCCTGATTGATCCGCTCCAGCGTGCTCTTGGCCACCGGGCCCGACCCGGAAAACGCGCGGTAGACCGTGACGTGCGTGACACCCGCCGCCTTCGCCACGTCATAGATCGTCGCTCGTTCAGGCTGAGGCTGGGTGGTGACGTTAGGCATGACTGATGTTCACTCAGGGCGTTAGAGCCATCCGAATCAAAGACGCACACAAACGAAACATCCGAAGCAGTCAGACACAAGACAAGAGTCACTTCATGAATGAAGAATGTAACCGAGAACATAGCCGTGTCAAGCAGCGTTTCGTACAAATCAGAAAATACCGCAAAGCCGCAAAACCCCCAGCCCGACAGCCTCATCCAGGCCTGCATCGGGTCGACCCCAAGACCGTCAATCCCGGCCACAGAGCCGTATACACCGCTCTAGCCCCAAAAACAGCCATTTTGCCCCACTCTGGCCCACTTCTCCCCACTTTTCCCCATTCGGCCCATAAGCGATCAGTTTCGGATCAACATCTCTCGCCCCAACAAGAACCACGCTCATATCCGTATTTGAACGTAGGGGTATTCCCGAGTCGGCCGACGCAACACAGCCGGCAAGCGATCCGCGATCACTCGAACCACCCATGTAACCCCCCGATATGACGCACCTTAATGTTCTCAGTTACATCTGTGCGCACACAGACGGCCTGCCTCAATCCGCCTCTAGTGGCAGAACGTAAACCGTCACCGATCGGGCCGGCACCACGTCCCCGAAACGATCTTCATGATCTACAACCACATCATCATCAAGGATTTGCGCTGCATCGGTCTCCGCCAGCGGCTCCTCGTTCGCCACCATCCGACGCAGCACCGCCGACCCGCGACGCAGCACCAGGCCATCCAGCCGCCAGACCACCTCCAGAGCCACATCGAATGAACGATTAATCACATGAATATAGAGATTTTCATCATCACGGGTTACAACCGAATCAATCAGAGCCAGCGACGGCTGCATACGGATCTTGTTCACGTGCAGGTCCTGCGTCACCTGCGGAATCTCGCTCACCGCCCGGGTCTCCAGGCGACGGTCGCCGTGGTTTCGACTGTAAAGCGATGTAGCTAAAGCCGTTGGGTGAATCCACGACTTACCCGTCTCAAGATCCATGAAGACACCCGAGAGCTGCCAGCTCACACCAAGCATCATCGACTGAGTCGCAAAGTCGATGTCGCCGCCCTGTCGCATCATGCCGTGCAGATAGCCGGCGGCGCCAAGCCCCCTGCCAAGAAAGCAAAGCGGCACATCTATTTCCGTTCCCTTGCCCCAGCCGTTCCAGTTCCACTCGGTCAGCACCACGCCGTAGCCGGCCTTCTGGATCTCCGCGATCTTCTCGGGCTGGATCGCAAGTGTTTGCCCCTCCGAATCATAGAACGATGGCATCGTCACCCAGCTGTACCAGAGTCGGATCAGCCCGACGTCCTCCGCCTCGACCTCGGTGGCTCCGCCATCCGTGCTGAGCGTGCGGATCCGCCAGGGCTGGTAGTGATGAACCGTCAGCCGGTCCACGCGCTGGGCCACACGCGGGTCCGACCACACCCGGCGGGCCATGTCCTTGTCGCGCATACCGTGGTCCAGGATGATCCTGATGTCCGGGTCGACGGCGCGCATCGCGTCGGCGTAGACGACCACGGCGTCGGCGATCCGATCGCCCATGGCATCGATCTCCGCGCGGGAGGGGTCCGTTGCGAAGAACCTGCGGAGGAATACGAAGATCTCGTTGCCGATCTGCCAGTGCTTCACGCGGTAGGGTTCGTGCCGTCCGTTGGCGGCGCGGATGGCGGGCCAGTCGATCATGCCCTGGGGTAACTGCTGCCCGAGCGGGGTGTTGCAGTAGGCGACCTGTCCCGCGGCGTGTCGTGCCGCGGTCTCCAGATCGACGCCGCCGAGCACGCCGTCGTAGAGGTTGACCACGAGCATCGGTTCCCATCCAAGTTGTTCGCTGAGTCGGAAAAACTCGTCGTAGCCGAAGCGGTTGTTGAGCGGCTGGCTGGCGGGGTTGTCCTGTGGGGTGACGACGGGCCGTGCGGGGAGGCCGCGTGGCGGGGCGCGGTCGATGCGGTGGGTCCAGTCGGTGTAGGGGATGTCGCCTCCGCCGGGGAAGCGGACGAGGGGCGCGTTGAGCAAGTCGAGTTTCTCGATGATTTCGTTGGGTAATTCGCCGGTTTCGGGGTCGGCGATGGCGTCGGGTCCGGGCTCGCCCCAGCTGGCGATTTCCATGAAGTGGCCGAAGAGTCTCGGGTCGATGCGGTTGAGGGTGTGGTCGGTGACCTGAAACTCGACGCGTTGCGCGCAGCCGACTGAGGTCAGCAGGAGCGTGAGCGCGATGATGAGAAGCGGGCTGATGATGGGGTTTCGATTCATGGTGTGTGCTCTAGAAGGTGGACGAAACGGTGGCGATTCTGGTCTACGGCGGCCATGTTACCGATTACAGCCTGCGCGGCTATCGGGGCGTTGTTGGTGGTCCGTGGATCGCGACTTTCGGGCGTGACGCCATCGCGTTCAGCGCACGTTATGCTCTGGTCTTGCCCCCCAGGTCCCACCCACTCGCGGAGCAGGAAAGCATGATGCGGGTTTCTTCAAGTGATTTTTCAATACGCGCCCCGTCTTCTTCGGGCCGTCGCCCGAACGTCGTGTTCATCATGCCGGATCAGCTCCGGGCCCGGTCGCTGCCTCTGTATCAGCGTCGGCTGCCTGACGCCGACAACACCTACCCGCTGCCGATCG
Coding sequences within:
- a CDS encoding glycoside hydrolase family 55 protein, which gives rise to MSTLPVPMSAEIVGAFERIREEGHPAVPYFEDQVSILNRLEGLIAGHDGRSDEPLASMEASIRPREYAVIRENLEAAIRAALREVEIGGPTVTLNVRDFGAVGDNLHDDGPALRRAVASLAEAGPGAELLLPAGTYRIDGFGGTPRRTHLLLEGLKDVTIRGEGIGRTELVGTEIGTLLRIEDCADVRVADLSLDFDPLPFTQGVIESIHPEDFSVTWRRQAGWPSPTGFPFDVGGDPTVFAVHVGAKPHCPETGRVLGHGGFTVARVEPLDEERFVLHGKKQAWETGRDLPETFRPGHPLTIQSRNVPGHQPAVWTAGNTRLTFERVAVYAAWTHTWQLTADTDVRLLGCVCEPKPGTDRLAISNADGLHIISQRVGPWIQDCRILRNFDDSSNLYCKAVSVDDQPSATELVLDSAFDPSDRSVNWQPDRRHFRVGDQLAVIDPMTGGTVGTPVITGVSERTWRGFRRVGVKLDGPLPVLRTRESLGKTHAVFSNMEFYMCAPDEPLEVMVANLQTKCDGFVMRDSVLGENSVNGIKLKASNGLVAGNHFDRNAGVAVSLLMRLTWQEAYAPRNVRMIDNTFEATHGINATVDYPGERYHYGPPYIADIEIAGNRFVNTTGFSVRLFSMRDSVVRDNQYDAAAPDVVNGEGPVIVDPSCRRVRVEDASMGEADAAGRP
- a CDS encoding type II secretion system protein — encoded protein: MTHAHPHRFGGFTLIELLVVISIIALLIGILLPALGAARSTARKIQCSSILRQFGIADAAYSLDWDELAVPVAYRMSDDTSVTFWYTNPDFKRNLIPNKVDSTTWDSWPSDFICPSAEPEELGPDDAFVGDIYYPNSTNLRFVYPFGGGAFFRAFPKYMILSPADSVSFTDFNTNMEPGGGRELQNTFNNRHKYIDEENGGGVAYRHPGETTNALFFDGHAESKAREVLGNEDDTVAETIDLWTVTIDSPRDGRPPRDATRDDYPRIDVFWPQR
- a CDS encoding dockerin type I domain-containing protein, yielding MSRFTTASLVAGALLASTQTASAVIDFSFALDADPTTTDALVLVEGGVTLTIAAFDEDDEGNDVPEVISSANGSVADKPWDATGIGVSGKGTGSTAGAPADRQIAGYEELRLTFDQDVLLKFVDYRFVGSGLDGAAFRVGDIETYVNSGAAIEYYDNGVRIDPAPEGYSYVGNLDPDGINVGANDNASVDEFTVGDLLIPTGTELIFFDWYPNDYRAYYVEGIQVEIAPVTSVPGDANGDGLVDLLDLSILASNFEGTETPYTVAEGDFNEDGFVDLLDLSILASNFDSGAAAPEPAALSLLGLGVLVAGRRMA
- a CDS encoding LacI family DNA-binding transcriptional regulator; this translates as MPNVTTQPQPERATIYDVAKAAGVTHVTVYRAFSGSGPVAKSTLERINQAAVDLGYRPNRRAQSFASKRTRCIGLLYGMNVPYFDGAYSSLVTEIAGELERDDHDLILMPAPGEPSTWSHKLADRRVDGCIVMQPIPLGLEGVVDELKVPVVLVNVDAEVSLPKVLNDERAAGRVAAEHLVGLGHTDFWFVRPKYEHSRHYSYEQRQEGVRQARRDAGLNPELPVIELRDDDQLPELQRAFARKVNSDTPPPTAVICYDDNVAYGVLRDCYRRQIRVPNMLSVVGFNDLETSERTCPPLTSVRVPAAEMGRLAVHRLLQQLGIRGDGDDPAGMMSFVEVERERSSLFQPSLIIRDSTGLPA